One genomic window of Mercenaria mercenaria strain notata chromosome 2, MADL_Memer_1, whole genome shotgun sequence includes the following:
- the LOC128553318 gene encoding uncharacterized protein LOC128553318 codes for MHILQVFVGGHDVRSSLFNSFGVMGFCPQHDALWDSVTLKEHLQCFSNIRGIRPDEINPCIDFYMNHFQLNEHGEKRSKKLSGGTKRKLSYCISMLGQPRFVLLD; via the exons atgcatatacttcAGGTATTTGTTGGTGGACATGATGTGAGGTCAAGTTTGTTTAATTCCTTTGGTGTCATGGGGTTCTGTCCACAACATGATGCGCTATGGGACAGTGTTACTTTAAAGGAGCATCTGCAGTGTTTCTCAAACATTAGAGGCATAAGACCTGATGAAATCAACCCTTGCATTGACTT TTACATGAACCACTTTCAGCTGAATGAGCATGGTGAGAAGCGCTCAAAGAAATTGTCGGGGGGAACCAAAAGAAAG TTGAGTTATTGTATAAGTATGCTGGGTCAGCCAAGATTTGTTCTCCTGGATTAA